Proteins co-encoded in one Holophagales bacterium genomic window:
- the nifJ gene encoding pyruvate:ferredoxin (flavodoxin) oxidoreductase, with protein MTTRPMVTLDGNEAVASVAHRVSEVIAIYPITPSSTMGEFSDEWSAQGKKNVWGTVPLVSELQSEGGASGAVHGALQAGALTTTFTASQGLLLMIPNMYKIAGELTPFVMHVSARCVATHALSIFGDHSDVMACRQTGFAMLASSNPQEAHDLAAVAHRATLMAKLPFIHFFDGFRTSSEVAKIELLQDEDLLAMVSEDLVSAQRKRALTPDAPVLRGTAQNPDCFFQAREACNPYYDACAGKVQEAMDAFAKLTGRAYRLFDYVGHPEAERVIIIMGSGADVTHETVEFLLAKGEKVGVLKVRLYRPFDASAFIGALPKSVKAIAVLDRTKEPGSVGEPLFQDVVTVLRNAREDGTSPLAIEPKVVGGRYGLASKEFTPAMVKGVFDELSKEKPKRGFTVGIVDDVTHLSLKWDPEFDTEPASVTRGVFFGLGADGTVGANKNSIKIIGEETDNYAQGYFVYDSKKSGGITISHLRFGPKPIRSSYLVKTASFVACHQFGFLEKYDVLEYAAPGAVFLLNSLYGPDEVWDKLPVEVQEQLIAKKIRFYVIDGYEVGDRTGMGRRINTIMQTCFFAISGVLPREEAIYQIKKSIEKTYGKKGAELVRMNYEAVDQTLANLHEVKIPAAATSQLKMPPIVPIEAPDFVQKITAIMLANKGDLLPVSAFPVDGTFATATAQWEKRNIAIEIPVWDEKLCIQCNKCAMVCPHAAIRAKVYDPALLANAPATYKSVDYRAPEFKGMKYTIQVAPEDCTGCNLCAVVCPAKDKGNPRHKALDMVPQAPLREAERDNFKFFLDLPEPDRTKLKADVKNSQFMQPLFEFSGACAGCGETPYIKLATQLFGDRMLIANATGCSSIYGGNLPTTPYTVNKEGRGPAWANSLFEDNAEFGFGMRLALDKQGEHAAELVKELGGHLGDELVSGLLTADQGTEQGIAHQRERVAALKAKLAGEKGLPARRLLDIADYLVKKSLWIIGGDGWAYDIGYGGLDHVLAMGRNVNVLVLDTEVYSNTGGQASKSTPIGAVAKFAMAGKSAGKKDLALMAIAYGNVYVARIAFGAKDAQTVKAFTEAESYDGPSLIIAYSHCIAHGYDMSLGLEQQKLAVDSAYWPIFRYDPRRVAEGQPGLVLDAAAPKVDVGKFMANETRFRMLDKTNPERAKMLLELAREQVASRWAIYENLARGADPIAAVAAVPTTPKAN; from the coding sequence ATGACGACGAGACCTATGGTCACCCTGGACGGCAACGAGGCGGTCGCCTCGGTCGCCCACAGGGTCAGCGAGGTGATCGCGATCTACCCGATCACCCCGTCATCCACGATGGGCGAGTTCTCCGACGAGTGGTCCGCCCAGGGGAAGAAGAACGTCTGGGGAACCGTCCCCCTCGTGTCGGAGCTGCAGTCCGAGGGGGGCGCCTCGGGCGCCGTCCACGGGGCGCTGCAGGCCGGGGCGCTGACGACGACGTTCACGGCGTCGCAGGGGCTCCTCCTGATGATCCCGAACATGTACAAGATCGCGGGCGAGCTGACGCCGTTCGTCATGCACGTCTCGGCGCGCTGCGTGGCGACGCACGCGCTCTCGATCTTCGGCGACCACTCCGACGTCATGGCCTGCCGCCAGACCGGGTTCGCCATGCTCGCCTCGAGCAACCCCCAGGAGGCGCACGACCTCGCCGCCGTCGCCCACCGGGCGACGCTGATGGCGAAGCTCCCGTTCATTCACTTCTTCGACGGCTTCCGCACGTCGAGCGAGGTCGCCAAGATCGAGCTCCTCCAGGACGAGGACCTCCTCGCGATGGTGTCCGAGGACCTCGTCTCCGCGCAGCGGAAGCGCGCGCTCACGCCCGACGCGCCGGTCCTGCGCGGCACGGCCCAGAACCCCGACTGCTTCTTCCAGGCCCGCGAGGCGTGCAACCCCTACTACGACGCCTGCGCCGGCAAGGTCCAGGAGGCGATGGACGCCTTCGCGAAGCTGACCGGCCGCGCCTACCGCCTCTTCGACTACGTGGGGCACCCGGAGGCCGAGCGGGTCATCATCATCATGGGCTCGGGCGCCGACGTGACGCACGAGACGGTGGAGTTCCTGCTCGCCAAGGGCGAGAAGGTCGGAGTCCTCAAGGTCCGCCTCTACCGGCCCTTCGACGCCTCCGCCTTCATCGGGGCCCTCCCGAAAAGCGTGAAGGCGATCGCCGTCCTCGACCGGACGAAGGAGCCCGGCTCGGTCGGCGAGCCGCTCTTCCAGGACGTCGTCACGGTCCTTCGCAACGCGCGCGAGGACGGGACGTCGCCCCTCGCCATCGAGCCGAAGGTCGTCGGCGGGCGCTACGGCCTCGCCTCGAAGGAATTCACCCCGGCGATGGTCAAGGGGGTCTTCGACGAGCTCTCGAAGGAGAAGCCGAAGCGCGGCTTCACGGTCGGCATCGTCGACGACGTGACCCACCTCTCGCTCAAGTGGGACCCCGAGTTCGACACCGAGCCCGCCAGCGTGACGCGCGGCGTCTTCTTCGGCCTCGGCGCCGACGGCACCGTCGGCGCGAACAAGAACTCGATCAAGATCATCGGCGAGGAGACCGACAACTACGCGCAGGGCTACTTCGTCTACGACTCGAAGAAGTCGGGCGGGATCACCATCTCGCACCTGCGCTTCGGGCCGAAGCCGATCCGCTCCTCCTACCTCGTCAAGACCGCGAGCTTCGTCGCCTGCCACCAGTTCGGCTTCCTCGAGAAGTACGACGTCCTCGAGTACGCCGCGCCGGGCGCCGTCTTCCTCCTGAACTCGCTCTACGGCCCCGACGAGGTGTGGGACAAGCTCCCCGTCGAGGTCCAGGAGCAGCTCATCGCCAAGAAGATCCGCTTCTACGTCATCGACGGCTACGAGGTCGGTGACCGGACCGGCATGGGCCGCCGGATCAACACGATCATGCAGACCTGCTTCTTCGCGATCTCGGGCGTCCTCCCCCGCGAGGAGGCGATCTACCAGATCAAGAAGTCGATCGAGAAGACCTACGGCAAGAAGGGCGCCGAGCTCGTGAGGATGAACTACGAGGCGGTCGACCAGACGCTGGCGAACCTCCACGAGGTGAAGATCCCGGCCGCGGCGACGTCGCAGCTGAAGATGCCACCGATCGTCCCGATCGAGGCCCCCGACTTCGTCCAGAAGATCACGGCGATCATGCTCGCGAACAAGGGCGACCTCCTCCCCGTCTCGGCCTTCCCGGTCGACGGCACCTTCGCCACGGCGACGGCGCAGTGGGAGAAGCGGAACATCGCCATCGAGATCCCGGTCTGGGACGAGAAGCTCTGCATCCAGTGCAACAAGTGCGCGATGGTCTGCCCGCACGCGGCGATCCGCGCCAAGGTCTACGACCCCGCGCTCCTCGCGAACGCCCCGGCCACCTACAAGTCGGTCGACTACCGGGCCCCCGAGTTCAAGGGGATGAAGTACACGATCCAGGTCGCCCCCGAGGACTGCACGGGCTGCAACCTCTGCGCGGTCGTCTGCCCCGCCAAGGACAAGGGGAACCCGCGGCACAAGGCCCTCGACATGGTGCCCCAGGCGCCGCTGCGCGAGGCCGAGCGCGACAACTTCAAGTTCTTCCTCGACCTCCCCGAGCCCGACCGGACGAAGCTGAAGGCCGACGTCAAGAACTCGCAGTTCATGCAGCCCCTCTTCGAGTTCTCCGGCGCCTGCGCCGGCTGCGGCGAGACCCCCTACATCAAGCTGGCGACGCAGCTCTTCGGCGACCGGATGCTCATCGCCAACGCCACCGGCTGCTCGTCGATCTACGGCGGGAACCTCCCGACGACCCCGTACACGGTGAACAAGGAAGGCCGCGGCCCGGCCTGGGCGAACTCCCTCTTCGAGGACAACGCCGAGTTCGGCTTCGGCATGCGCCTCGCCCTCGACAAGCAGGGCGAGCACGCCGCAGAGCTCGTGAAGGAGCTGGGCGGCCACCTCGGCGACGAGCTCGTCTCCGGCCTCCTGACGGCCGACCAGGGGACCGAGCAGGGGATCGCGCACCAGCGCGAGCGCGTCGCCGCTCTCAAGGCGAAGCTCGCCGGCGAGAAGGGCCTCCCGGCCCGCCGCCTCCTCGACATCGCCGACTACCTCGTGAAGAAGAGCCTCTGGATCATCGGCGGCGACGGCTGGGCCTACGACATCGGCTACGGCGGCCTCGACCACGTCCTGGCGATGGGCCGGAACGTGAACGTCCTCGTCCTCGACACCGAGGTCTACTCCAACACGGGAGGCCAGGCCTCGAAGTCGACCCCGATCGGCGCCGTGGCGAAGTTCGCCATGGCCGGCAAGTCGGCCGGCAAGAAGGACCTCGCCCTGATGGCCATCGCGTACGGCAACGTCTACGTCGCCCGGATCGCCTTCGGGGCCAAGGACGCGCAGACGGTGAAGGCCTTCACGGAGGCCGAGAGCTACGACGGGCCGTCGCTGATCATCGCCTACAGCCACTGCATCGCCCACGGCTACGACATGTCGCTCGGCCTCGAGCAGCAGAAGCTCGCGGTCGACTCGGCCTACTGGCCGATCTTCCGGTACGACCCGCGCCGCGTGGCCGAGGGGCAGCCGGGCCTCGTCCTCGACGCTGCCGCGCCGAAGGTCGACGTCGGCAAGTTCATGGCCAACGAGACGCGCTTCCGGATGCTCGACAAGACGAACCCCGAGCGGGCCAAGATGCTCCTCGAGCTCGCGCGGGAGCAGGTCGCCTCGCGGTGGGCCATCTACGAGAACCTCGCCCGCGGGGCCGACCCGATCGCCGCGGTCGCCGCGGTCCCGACCACCCCGAAGGCCAACTGA
- a CDS encoding ATP-binding cassette domain-containing protein, which translates to MLECDGLGKVYRGGTWGVRELTLGAKEGVLGLLGPNGAGKTTLMQMLATLTRPTTGSVRFAGIDVARSPRSIRERLGYLPQDFGVPPGLTCFELLDTIARLKGIRSRSAVLSMLQDVGLHDLAKRPVESLSGGMRQRLGIAQALVGSPELVIVDEPTAGLDPEERVRFRNLLSEHRGLKLVLLSTHIVSDVESVATEIAVVRQGRLLAFGTPDELVARAAGAVWEVELSSAEMERLRPGLTVAGLVKYAGGVRARLVARERPVATAVPAAASLEDAYLLLMREAGEALPAAA; encoded by the coding sequence GTGCTCGAATGCGACGGCCTGGGGAAGGTCTATCGAGGCGGAACGTGGGGCGTACGTGAGCTGACCCTGGGGGCGAAGGAGGGCGTCCTCGGCCTCCTCGGTCCGAACGGGGCGGGGAAGACGACGCTCATGCAGATGCTCGCGACGCTGACGCGCCCGACGACCGGGTCGGTGCGCTTCGCGGGGATCGACGTGGCGAGGAGCCCTCGATCCATCCGCGAGAGGCTCGGCTACCTGCCGCAGGACTTCGGCGTCCCGCCGGGCCTGACCTGCTTCGAGCTCCTCGACACGATCGCGCGCCTGAAGGGAATCCGGAGCCGGAGCGCCGTCCTCTCGATGCTCCAGGACGTCGGCCTCCACGACCTCGCAAAGAGGCCCGTCGAGAGCCTCTCGGGCGGGATGCGCCAGCGGCTCGGCATCGCGCAGGCGCTCGTCGGCAGTCCCGAGCTCGTCATCGTCGACGAGCCGACGGCGGGGCTCGACCCGGAGGAGAGGGTCCGCTTCCGCAACCTCCTTTCAGAGCACAGGGGGCTGAAGCTCGTCCTGCTGTCGACGCACATCGTGTCGGACGTGGAGTCGGTCGCGACCGAGATCGCCGTCGTGCGGCAGGGGAGGCTCCTCGCGTTCGGGACGCCGGACGAGCTCGTCGCCCGCGCGGCGGGGGCCGTTTGGGAGGTGGAGCTTTCGTCCGCGGAGATGGAACGCCTTCGCCCGGGACTCACCGTGGCGGGTCTCGTGAAGTACGCGGGCGGCGTCAGAGCGCGGCTCGTCGCGCGCGAGCGGCCAGTGGCGACCGCCGTGCCGGCGGCCGCGTCGCTCGAGGACGCCTACCTTCTCCTGATGCGCGAGGCGGGCGAAGCGCTCCCGGCGGCGGCGTGA
- a CDS encoding acetyl-CoA C-acyltransferase — translation MKAFTAASLLALALAAPAMSAPPFPAEWLRAVPDARGPVEKADPRLLSARPAGGDIEVLVTLRLPEGARSIGVLSPRQSLRRAFLRRLGEDLQGEYAPFGVRLAWAYESIPTLLLRVPVEAVSALAGDPRVERVRLNGRVRVLDAEGEALMSVPELRSAGVDGTGVTVAVIDTGIDYTHPELPLGTKTVNLYDAIDRDGDAQDGYGHGTPVAGIIAGLESGVARGAKVAAVRVLDNRGEGTDANVLEGLDAVLASLAAGNPHGIRVVNMSLGGYFDDTKPPEPGSCDVQAPDYKAAFDLLSQAGVLVVAASGNGGCTNGIVLPACVSNALAVGAVYDASVGSIFFGRGQCLTSGCSDGTPAADAVACYSDSSDRLDVLAPSHCAQAPRRGGGSISCFGGTSGAAPYAAGVAALLFGAEPAKGPIEVKAAMRSTGKPITDARNGITRNRLDAPSALASLRSAPQGTARAELLVPVVLDVTGLGGARFVSELTLTNRGTTSARLEATYTAATGMFPQAGGSGTVVDSLSPGEQRVIPDAISWLRSGKGLGIPAGSGQAGTLRLVFTGLSHPEMAAARVRTAAASCNGAAGLSYPAWTAGETSTTNLQLFGLRSSAAERTNLAVVNAGTEGTVTLKVVLRSGDGASVYEVPSSLLPPLGPGEWRQVNDADLLRAAGFTDATALVTRLEGTAPFGAYAVFNDNLSSDGSYVPAVPSGFGGEALVLPVVVETSVFESELVLYNPAMLPARVSLTYVESLASPKGTVGTVNVDLGPGQQRILPRILDTLRSLGLPLGPRGAASYAGTLSILFTPPVGGPTPGLAGAKTAAAGTGACEGKGSFGLFYPAIPAASGATVETFVDGLQQTATTRSNLALFNPSSTNPVTVRYEVRDGATGGTALTPPSIDLPPLGWTQVDRVLLGSGVTDGYVRIRRVSPGGVFAAYAVLNDGSAPGERTGDGSYVAGVPTTRRTEMIPGDPSPLGFAGSSCRTAATRSSISRSQGGLMGARKLQGRTVVVVGGCRTPFLRSGTGYTDLMAYELGAMALSGLLQRYRIDPAVVDRVILGTVLGEPRTTNLAREAALACGLPQACPAFTVTAACASSNVAIQTGVEAIACGAADVVIAGGAETLSDAPIRFGREVRKRLIQSQKARGVLDYVKLLQGLSLKDLAPDTPAIAEFSTGLTMGQSAERLSKRLGLTREEQDRWALKSHQKAAIATEAGLYRGQVVPARVPPSFVPIETDNGIRGDSKLEKLASLPPAFDRSFGTVTAGNSSFLTDGAAACLLMSAEKADELGVTPLARVVSMSLVAMDPLEELLLGPVLSVPEALDAAGVPAGEVGVWEVHEAFAAPVLAFLKLLADKAYCRERLGRKAALGRIDAKKVNAWGGSLALGHPFGATGARLVTTCVERMEREGARLGVVTTCAAGALGHAMVLAR, via the coding sequence ATGAAGGCTTTCACTGCCGCCTCGCTTCTCGCGCTCGCCCTGGCCGCCCCGGCGATGTCCGCGCCGCCCTTCCCGGCGGAATGGCTCCGGGCGGTTCCCGACGCGCGCGGCCCGGTCGAGAAGGCCGATCCGCGGCTCCTTTCGGCGCGGCCGGCCGGAGGCGACATCGAGGTCCTCGTCACGCTCCGGCTACCCGAGGGGGCGCGGAGCATCGGCGTCCTCTCGCCGCGGCAGTCCCTCCGGCGCGCCTTTCTCAGACGTCTCGGCGAGGACCTCCAGGGCGAGTACGCGCCGTTCGGCGTCCGGCTCGCGTGGGCGTACGAGTCGATTCCGACGCTGCTCCTGCGCGTCCCCGTCGAGGCCGTTTCCGCCCTCGCAGGGGATCCCCGGGTCGAGCGCGTGCGCCTCAACGGAAGGGTCCGAGTTCTCGATGCCGAGGGGGAAGCGCTGATGAGTGTCCCCGAGCTGCGGTCGGCGGGCGTCGACGGGACGGGTGTGACGGTGGCCGTCATCGACACCGGCATCGACTACACGCACCCCGAGCTGCCGCTCGGGACGAAAACGGTCAACCTCTACGACGCGATCGATCGCGACGGCGACGCCCAGGACGGCTACGGTCACGGCACCCCGGTCGCCGGGATCATCGCGGGGCTCGAGTCGGGGGTCGCCCGCGGCGCGAAGGTGGCCGCGGTCCGGGTCCTCGACAACCGGGGAGAGGGCACCGACGCGAACGTCCTCGAGGGGCTCGACGCCGTCCTGGCGAGCCTGGCCGCCGGGAACCCTCACGGAATCCGCGTCGTCAACATGTCGCTGGGCGGCTACTTCGACGACACGAAGCCGCCGGAGCCCGGAAGCTGCGACGTGCAGGCGCCCGACTACAAGGCCGCCTTCGACCTCCTCTCGCAGGCGGGAGTCCTCGTCGTGGCGGCGAGCGGGAACGGCGGATGCACGAACGGCATCGTCCTCCCCGCCTGCGTGAGCAACGCGCTCGCGGTCGGCGCCGTCTACGACGCGTCCGTCGGCTCGATCTTCTTCGGGCGCGGGCAGTGCCTCACGTCGGGCTGCAGCGACGGCACTCCCGCCGCGGACGCCGTCGCCTGCTATTCCGACTCGAGCGACCGCCTCGACGTCCTCGCGCCGTCGCACTGCGCGCAGGCGCCCCGGCGCGGGGGAGGCTCCATCTCCTGCTTCGGCGGCACCTCTGGCGCTGCGCCCTACGCGGCGGGAGTCGCCGCGCTCCTCTTCGGCGCCGAGCCGGCGAAGGGCCCGATCGAGGTGAAGGCGGCGATGCGCTCCACGGGGAAGCCGATCACGGACGCCCGCAACGGCATCACGCGGAACCGGCTCGACGCGCCGTCCGCGCTCGCGTCCCTGCGCTCCGCGCCCCAGGGGACGGCCCGCGCCGAGCTCTTGGTGCCCGTCGTCCTCGACGTCACCGGCCTGGGCGGGGCCCGCTTCGTCTCCGAGCTGACGCTCACGAATCGCGGGACGACATCGGCGCGCCTCGAGGCGACCTACACCGCGGCGACGGGGATGTTCCCGCAGGCCGGCGGGAGCGGCACGGTCGTCGATTCCCTCTCGCCGGGCGAGCAGCGGGTCATTCCCGACGCCATCTCCTGGCTCCGGTCGGGCAAGGGGCTCGGGATCCCGGCCGGGTCAGGCCAGGCCGGGACGCTCCGCCTCGTCTTCACCGGCCTGTCGCATCCCGAGATGGCCGCGGCGCGCGTGCGGACGGCCGCCGCCTCCTGCAACGGCGCGGCGGGACTCTCGTATCCCGCCTGGACGGCGGGGGAAACCTCCACGACGAACCTCCAGCTGTTCGGCTTGAGAAGCAGCGCTGCCGAGCGGACGAACCTCGCCGTGGTGAATGCCGGGACGGAAGGGACGGTGACGCTGAAGGTCGTCCTCCGGTCGGGGGACGGCGCGTCGGTCTACGAGGTCCCGTCCTCCCTCCTGCCGCCTCTCGGGCCGGGGGAATGGAGGCAGGTGAACGACGCCGACCTCCTCAGGGCCGCCGGCTTCACCGACGCCACGGCTCTCGTCACGCGCCTCGAAGGGACGGCGCCGTTCGGCGCCTACGCCGTCTTCAACGACAACCTCTCGAGCGACGGGTCGTACGTCCCGGCGGTGCCGAGCGGGTTCGGCGGCGAGGCGCTCGTCCTGCCTGTCGTCGTCGAGACGAGCGTCTTCGAGAGCGAGCTCGTCCTCTACAACCCCGCCATGCTCCCCGCTCGCGTCTCGCTCACCTACGTGGAGTCGCTCGCGAGCCCGAAGGGAACGGTCGGCACCGTGAACGTCGACCTCGGGCCGGGCCAGCAGCGGATCCTCCCCCGCATCCTCGACACGCTCCGCTCGCTCGGTCTTCCGCTCGGGCCGCGAGGTGCCGCGTCGTACGCGGGGACGCTCTCCATCCTGTTCACGCCCCCTGTGGGCGGCCCGACTCCCGGCCTGGCCGGTGCGAAGACGGCCGCGGCGGGAACCGGCGCGTGCGAAGGGAAGGGGAGCTTCGGGCTCTTCTACCCTGCGATCCCGGCGGCCTCCGGCGCCACCGTCGAAACCTTCGTCGACGGCCTGCAGCAGACGGCCACGACGCGCTCGAACCTCGCCCTGTTCAACCCCTCGTCCACGAACCCCGTGACGGTCCGGTACGAGGTGCGGGACGGGGCCACGGGGGGCACGGCGCTGACGCCGCCCTCCATCGACCTTCCCCCGCTCGGCTGGACTCAGGTCGACCGGGTCCTTCTCGGGTCCGGCGTCACCGATGGCTACGTCCGGATCCGGCGGGTCTCTCCCGGCGGGGTCTTCGCGGCCTACGCGGTCCTCAACGACGGTTCCGCCCCTGGCGAGAGGACGGGGGACGGGAGCTACGTGGCGGGAGTGCCTACTACCCGCCGGACTGAAATGATCCCGGGGGACCCGTCCCCGCTCGGGTTCGCCGGATCCTCCTGCCGCACCGCAGCGACCCGGAGTAGCATTTCCCGCAGCCAGGGAGGACTCATGGGCGCAAGGAAGCTGCAAGGGCGGACGGTCGTGGTCGTCGGGGGCTGCCGCACGCCCTTCCTCCGTTCCGGAACCGGGTACACCGACCTGATGGCGTACGAGCTGGGGGCGATGGCGCTTTCGGGCCTTCTCCAGCGGTATCGCATCGACCCTGCCGTCGTGGACCGCGTCATCCTCGGCACCGTCCTCGGCGAGCCGCGGACGACGAACCTCGCCCGCGAGGCGGCGCTGGCGTGCGGGCTCCCGCAGGCGTGCCCGGCGTTCACGGTGACCGCGGCGTGCGCCTCTTCGAACGTCGCGATCCAGACCGGGGTCGAGGCGATCGCCTGCGGCGCGGCCGACGTCGTCATCGCGGGGGGCGCCGAGACCCTTTCCGACGCGCCGATCCGCTTCGGGCGCGAGGTGCGCAAGAGGCTCATCCAGTCGCAGAAGGCCAGGGGGGTCCTCGACTACGTGAAGCTCCTGCAGGGGCTCTCGCTGAAGGACCTCGCTCCCGACACCCCCGCCATCGCCGAGTTCTCGACGGGCCTGACGATGGGGCAGAGCGCCGAGCGGCTCTCCAAGCGGCTGGGCCTGACCCGCGAGGAGCAGGACCGCTGGGCGCTGAAGTCCCACCAGAAGGCCGCGATCGCGACCGAGGCGGGGCTCTACCGCGGGCAGGTCGTCCCGGCGCGCGTCCCACCTTCGTTCGTGCCGATCGAGACCGACAACGGGATCCGGGGCGACTCGAAGCTCGAGAAGCTCGCCTCGCTCCCGCCCGCTTTCGACCGGTCCTTCGGCACCGTGACGGCGGGGAACAGCTCGTTCCTCACCGACGGCGCGGCGGCCTGCCTCCTGATGAGCGCCGAGAAGGCCGACGAGCTCGGTGTGACGCCGCTCGCCCGCGTCGTCTCGATGTCGCTCGTGGCGATGGACCCGCTCGAGGAGCTGCTCCTCGGGCCGGTCCTCTCCGTGCCCGAGGCGCTCGACGCCGCCGGGGTCCCGGCGGGAGAGGTGGGCGTCTGGGAGGTCCACGAGGCCTTCGCCGCTCCCGTCCTCGCCTTCCTGAAGCTCCTCGCCGACAAGGCGTACTGCCGGGAGCGGCTCGGCCGGAAGGCCGCGCTCGGAAGGATCGACGCGAAGAAGGTGAACGCCTGGGGCGGCTCGCTCGCCCTCGGGCACCCGTTCGGAGCCACCGGCGCGCGCCTCGTGACGACGTGCGTCGAGAGGATGGAGCGCGAGGGGGCCCGGCTCGGCGTCGTGACGACGTGCGCGGCGGGCGCCCTCGGGCACGCGATGGTGCTGGCGCGATGA
- a CDS encoding dodecin domain-containing protein, with amino-acid sequence MSGIYKKVEIVGISDVSFAEAVKTAVEEAGKTIRHMSWFEVVEQRGRIHDGKVAEFQVTINVGFKLER; translated from the coding sequence ATGAGTGGTATCTACAAGAAGGTCGAGATCGTCGGGATCTCGGACGTCAGCTTTGCAGAGGCCGTGAAGACCGCGGTCGAGGAAGCCGGCAAGACGATCCGCCACATGTCGTGGTTCGAGGTCGTCGAGCAGCGCGGCCGGATCCACGACGGAAAGGTCGCCGAGTTCCAGGTCACCATCAACGTCGGCTTCAAGCTGGAGCGCTGA
- a CDS encoding outer membrane protein transport protein: MTRKPFLAITALALLAVAGPALATNGYFSLGYGTQYKGMAGAGQATHLSTLASATNPATIAFVKGYDIGLELFNPNREYSVSGNRSGYPGTFGLAPGTFESDSSLFFMPSMAAAWHLSEKAHFGIALYGNGGMNTDYPNAVFGQSPTGVNLMQAFLAPSFAYEFASHQSIGVSVIGAWQSFEAKGLGAFSMFSSAPSKLTNNGADTALGYGGRIGYHGKFGEHIGVGASYQTKIAMGEFDDYAGLFAEQGGFDVPANWSIGIAIMPNKCWTIAADVQQIFYSDINSIGNPMLPNLMQAPLGADGGAGFGWEDVTVYKIGAQYQASDSWTLRAGYAHCNQPIPESEVLFNILAPGVIEDHATIGASKLLSPKSALHLAVIRGFSSSVEGANPLEAPGQQTIKLTMDQWEFELGFSFGF, translated from the coding sequence ATGACGCGCAAACCGTTCCTGGCGATCACGGCCCTCGCCCTTCTCGCCGTGGCAGGACCCGCCCTGGCGACGAACGGCTACTTCTCCCTCGGTTACGGCACCCAGTACAAGGGGATGGCCGGCGCCGGGCAGGCGACCCACCTGAGCACCCTCGCGAGCGCCACGAACCCGGCCACGATCGCCTTCGTGAAGGGCTACGACATCGGCCTCGAGCTCTTCAACCCGAACCGCGAGTATTCGGTGAGCGGCAATCGCTCCGGCTATCCCGGCACGTTCGGCCTCGCCCCCGGGACGTTCGAGAGCGACTCGAGCCTCTTCTTCATGCCGAGCATGGCCGCCGCCTGGCACCTGAGCGAAAAGGCCCATTTCGGGATCGCCCTGTACGGCAACGGCGGCATGAACACCGACTACCCCAACGCCGTCTTCGGCCAGTCCCCGACCGGCGTCAACCTGATGCAGGCCTTCCTGGCCCCGTCGTTCGCGTACGAGTTCGCCAGCCACCAGTCGATCGGCGTCTCGGTGATCGGCGCCTGGCAGAGCTTCGAGGCCAAGGGCCTCGGCGCCTTCTCGATGTTCTCCTCCGCGCCGTCGAAGCTGACGAACAACGGAGCCGACACCGCGCTCGGCTACGGCGGACGCATCGGCTACCACGGCAAGTTCGGCGAGCACATCGGCGTCGGCGCCTCGTACCAGACGAAGATCGCCATGGGCGAGTTCGACGACTACGCCGGCCTCTTCGCCGAGCAGGGGGGCTTCGACGTCCCGGCGAACTGGTCGATCGGCATCGCGATCATGCCGAACAAGTGCTGGACGATCGCCGCCGACGTGCAGCAGATCTTCTACAGCGACATCAACTCGATCGGCAACCCGATGCTCCCGAACCTGATGCAGGCGCCCCTCGGAGCCGACGGCGGCGCGGGCTTCGGCTGGGAGGACGTGACCGTCTACAAGATCGGCGCCCAGTACCAGGCCTCCGACTCCTGGACCCTCCGCGCCGGCTACGCCCACTGCAACCAGCCGATCCCCGAGAGCGAGGTCCTCTTCAACATCCTCGCCCCCGGCGTCATCGAGGACCACGCCACGATCGGCGCCTCGAAGCTCCTCTCGCCGAAGAGCGCCCTCCACCTCGCCGTGATCCGCGGCTTCTCCTCGTCCGTCGAAGGCGCGAACCCGCTCGAGGCCCCCGGCCAGCAGACCATCAAGCTGACGATGGACCAGTGGGAGTTCGAGCTCGGCTTCTCGTTCGGGTTCTGA